A part of Candidatus Omnitrophota bacterium genomic DNA contains:
- the greA gene encoding transcription elongation factor GreA, whose product MSKSGAYLTHGGYEKLRKELEHLRNIKRREISKAIGEARAHGDLSENAEYTYAKEAQGLNEKKIAELEDKLSRAKIIDEDAMAKDEILIGAKVRLKDLDSGEEIEYVLMSEEEADYSSGKISVTSPVGEALIGHKENDSVKIKVPAGTLRYKVLKITRE is encoded by the coding sequence ATGAGTAAGTCCGGCGCTTATCTGACACATGGGGGGTATGAAAAACTTAGAAAAGAACTCGAGCATTTACGAAATATCAAACGCAGGGAGATATCCAAGGCAATAGGGGAGGCAAGGGCGCATGGCGATTTAAGCGAAAACGCCGAATACACATACGCTAAAGAAGCCCAGGGTTTGAATGAGAAAAAGATAGCTGAATTAGAAGACAAATTGTCGCGGGCGAAAATAATAGACGAAGACGCGATGGCAAAGGACGAAATATTGATCGGCGCCAAGGTCAGGTTGAAGGATCTTGATTCCGGCGAAGAGATAGAGTATGTGCTTATGTCCGAAGAGGAAGCCGATTATTCAAGCGGCAAGATCTCCGTAACATCCCCCGTTGGCGAAGCCCTGATAGGCCACAAAGAGAATGATTCTGTGAAGATAAAGGTTCCCGCCGGAACATTAAGATATAAAGTACTTAAGATAACCAGAGAATAG
- the rlmD gene encoding 23S rRNA (uracil(1939)-C(5))-methyltransferase RlmD, translating to MKELCKHFGICGGCDFQDVKYEEQLKAKEARLKNIFSAFTITNFESIAPSPEIFYYRNKMEYAVNNDRENIVIGLRQKKRFYRIVDLEECRIFLDGVKDIFAVFKDWMKANGIEPYQLKRHTGNIRYAAMRHSKYYNELMIIIVMASEEDSPSALVDRLKSIKAVRSIYLCVNSGLSDVSIAGKTRLMHGESHIRERINNIDYLIGPGSFFQTNPYCCGELYSIIKDQVKHNGRQALDMCCGAGGITLQVADNFDKVVGVDISAQNIEDAITNAKINKIENLEFICDDAQNFLLNSVALKSAQAFSTIILDPPRAGLSKKAREAVCSSGVENVVYVSCNPVNLAEDLKTLTAAYNIEKMIPVDMFPHTRHVEVVAILKRSRV from the coding sequence TTGAAAGAACTATGTAAGCATTTCGGAATTTGCGGCGGCTGTGATTTTCAGGATGTAAAGTATGAAGAACAGCTCAAAGCAAAAGAAGCCCGCCTTAAAAACATCTTTTCTGCCTTCACAATAACTAACTTCGAGAGCATAGCCCCGTCCCCGGAAATATTTTACTACAGAAACAAGATGGAATACGCGGTAAACAATGACAGGGAAAATATAGTAATCGGCCTAAGGCAGAAGAAAAGATTTTATAGGATCGTGGACCTTGAGGAGTGCAGGATATTTTTAGACGGGGTTAAGGATATATTCGCCGTATTTAAGGATTGGATGAAGGCTAACGGCATAGAGCCGTATCAATTGAAAAGGCATACAGGCAATATAAGATACGCCGCGATGCGCCATTCGAAATACTACAATGAGCTGATGATTATAATTGTTATGGCTTCGGAGGAAGATAGCCCCAGCGCTCTTGTGGATAGACTAAAGAGCATCAAGGCCGTAAGATCCATATATTTGTGTGTAAATAGCGGGTTATCGGATGTTTCCATAGCAGGGAAGACCAGGCTTATGCACGGCGAAAGCCATATAAGGGAGAGGATAAACAACATAGATTATCTAATTGGTCCCGGCTCATTCTTTCAGACGAATCCTTATTGTTGCGGCGAGCTCTACAGTATTATAAAAGATCAGGTAAAGCATAACGGCCGGCAGGCGCTTGATATGTGCTGCGGCGCCGGCGGAATAACATTACAGGTCGCCGATAATTTCGACAAGGTGGTAGGCGTGGATATATCGGCGCAAAATATAGAAGACGCCATAACGAACGCAAAGATAAATAAGATAGAGAATTTGGAGTTTATTTGTGATGACGCCCAAAATTTTCTTTTAAATTCGGTGGCGTTGAAATCGGCCCAAGCCTTCTCCACGATAATACTGGATCCGCCAAGAGCCGGTTTAAGCAAAAAGGCAAGAGAGGCCGTGTGTTCAAGCGGCGTAGAAAATGTAGTTTACGTGTCCTGTAATCCCGTTAATTTAGCGGAAGACTTAAAAACTCTTACCGCGGCGTACAATATAGAGAAGATGATACCTGTAGATATGTTTCCGCATACAAGGCATGTTGAGGTTGTTGCCATATTAAAGCGTAGTAGGGTATAA
- a CDS encoding retropepsin-like aspartic protease encodes MKKGNANILFIFFLVVMFAADAQADTLYLKNGGVVEGIIEKEDEKSIELNMGFGAATFQRQQVKSVKRSSQDDNTKTMIKWEEKKREIDARAKEFEDAREKRLDDAYENLMEDARQKKLKEEGEVKHIQIARDDRTKGILVQALLNEKIKVSLVLDTGASLIILSRRIGEELGVDMADEKTGIIEFKLADGRSASAKAVVLDSVRIQDVEVKSVMAAVMLGETNDPSLRDGLLGMSFLSRFNLKMDLKSMKITLEKINNTDK; translated from the coding sequence ATGAAAAAAGGCAACGCGAATATACTCTTTATCTTTTTCCTGGTGGTTATGTTCGCCGCGGATGCCCAGGCGGACACGCTATATCTAAAGAATGGCGGTGTCGTAGAAGGTATCATAGAGAAAGAAGATGAAAAGAGCATAGAGCTTAATATGGGGTTTGGCGCCGCAACTTTCCAAAGGCAGCAGGTAAAGAGCGTAAAACGGTCCAGCCAGGATGACAATACTAAGACAATGATTAAATGGGAAGAGAAGAAGAGGGAAATAGACGCGCGGGCTAAAGAATTTGAGGATGCCAGGGAGAAGAGGCTCGATGACGCATATGAGAATTTAATGGAGGATGCCCGGCAGAAGAAACTTAAGGAAGAGGGCGAGGTCAAGCATATACAGATTGCGCGCGATGACCGGACAAAAGGCATCTTGGTGCAGGCCCTGCTTAATGAAAAGATAAAAGTAAGCCTGGTGCTCGACACAGGCGCTTCGCTCATCATACTTTCCAGGAGAATAGGCGAGGAGCTTGGCGTAGATATGGCGGATGAAAAGACCGGCATTATAGAATTTAAGCTTGCGGATGGCAGAAGCGCTTCGGCCAAGGCAGTTGTGTTGGATAGCGTGCGCATACAGGATGTAGAGGTAAAGAGCGTAATGGCCGCTGTGATGCTCGGCGAGACCAACGACCCGTCTTTAAGAGACGGGCTTTTGGGGATGTCCTTCTTAAGCCGGTTTAATCTTAAGATGGACCTGAAGAGCATGAAGATTACGCTTGAGAAGATAAATAATACGGATAAATAA
- a CDS encoding thioesterase family protein, with translation MKIKIYYHDTDCGGVVYYANYLKYLEEARSEYFETRGLIIKDLLKDGIGFVVARQEIDYKSPAFYADTLEINTRVTESSLTRVNFEYDIVNQDQKLIASAKTVLVFVDRSLKPKRIPESILKKLTDGK, from the coding sequence ATGAAGATTAAAATCTATTATCACGATACCGACTGCGGCGGAGTGGTCTACTACGCCAATTATTTAAAGTATCTTGAAGAGGCGCGCAGCGAATATTTTGAAACAAGGGGACTTATTATCAAAGACCTTCTCAAGGATGGCATAGGATTTGTGGTCGCCCGCCAGGAGATAGATTATAAATCGCCCGCGTTTTATGCAGACACGCTCGAGATCAATACGCGCGTTACGGAATCGTCCCTTACAAGGGTGAATTTTGAATACGATATAGTCAATCAGGATCAAAAGTTGATAGCGAGCGCCAAGACCGTCCTTGTGTTTGTGGATAGGAGCTTGAAACCAAAAAGAATACCCGAAAGTATACTAAAAAAACTTACCGATGGAAAATAG
- a CDS encoding M48 family metallopeptidase, with translation MENRADKYARIKYQLAIIDIAYTLFLLMILQMSGINAVLKTAVFDFTSSEIIRVALYSAALFAAYSVLSFHVDFYRSFVIERRFNLSNQKILAWLADYLKSNVLGFFVFILLMECFFFFIRSSAGSWWWMSAIFWIFLTIVIARIFPVIVIPLFFKYKRIDNESLRQSILALAQKMQVKILDVFEIDYSKKSLKANAAFVGIGKSKRVLLTDTLLGGKFQPKEIEVILAHEFAHYRLKHILKMVAMSALMIFVTFYIFFLLDKSVLDARDIANLGSWILLFMLFQIIVTPFINWIHRTMERNADIQAINIIGDKDAFISMMEKLADQNLAQRKPPLWAKILFYDHPPIEERIDLARKMDPPADREA, from the coding sequence ATGGAAAATAGGGCGGACAAATACGCGAGAATAAAGTACCAGTTAGCGATAATAGACATCGCCTATACCTTATTTCTTCTTATGATATTGCAGATGTCGGGAATAAACGCGGTCCTCAAGACCGCGGTTTTTGATTTTACGTCTTCAGAAATTATCCGTGTAGCGCTATATTCAGCCGCGCTTTTTGCCGCCTATAGCGTATTAAGTTTTCATGTAGACTTCTATCGATCATTTGTAATAGAGCGCCGTTTTAACCTATCCAACCAGAAGATACTCGCCTGGCTCGCGGACTATCTTAAAAGCAACGTATTGGGATTCTTCGTTTTTATTTTGCTTATGGAGTGTTTCTTCTTTTTTATAAGAAGTTCGGCCGGCTCATGGTGGTGGATGAGCGCTATCTTTTGGATATTTTTGACTATTGTGATCGCGAGAATATTTCCCGTAATAGTGATTCCGCTCTTTTTCAAATATAAAAGGATAGATAATGAGTCCCTGCGTCAGTCTATACTCGCGTTGGCCCAAAAAATGCAGGTTAAGATATTGGATGTATTCGAGATAGATTACAGCAAAAAAAGCCTGAAGGCAAACGCGGCATTCGTCGGAATAGGCAAGTCGAAAAGAGTGCTATTAACGGATACTTTGCTTGGCGGAAAGTTCCAGCCCAAAGAGATAGAAGTAATCCTCGCGCACGAATTTGCCCATTACAGGCTTAAGCATATATTAAAGATGGTCGCGATGAGCGCGTTAATGATATTCGTTACATTTTATATATTCTTTTTACTCGATAAGTCGGTGCTTGACGCGCGCGATATAGCTAATCTGGGAAGCTGGATACTATTATTCATGCTTTTTCAGATTATCGTTACGCCTTTTATTAATTGGATACACAGGACTATGGAAAGAAACGCCGATATTCAGGCGATAAATATAATAGGCGATAAGGACGCTTTTATCTCCATGATGGAAAAACTGGCCGATCAGAATCTTGCCCAGCGCAAGCCGCCATTATGGGCGAAGATATTATTTTATGATCATCCGCCTATAGAGGAGAGGATAGATCTTGCCAGGAAGATGGACCCGCCTGCGGACAGGGAGGCCTGA
- a CDS encoding NUDIX hydrolase — MFTKQQAGPFVAVDAIIDMGAGIVIIERSNPPFGWALPGGFVDNYESLEDAVRREMKEETDLELLDLKQFHAYSKPGRDPRFHTIGVVFTAKGKGTPKAGDDAAGLEIIKLDEIDKINFAFDHKQIIKDYIEYKKSSQLPI, encoded by the coding sequence ATGTTTACAAAACAGCAGGCAGGGCCGTTCGTGGCAGTCGACGCCATTATAGATATGGGCGCCGGCATAGTGATAATAGAGCGCAGTAATCCGCCGTTTGGATGGGCGCTTCCCGGAGGATTTGTCGACAATTACGAGAGCCTTGAGGACGCTGTCCGGCGTGAGATGAAGGAAGAGACGGATCTCGAACTATTAGATCTAAAACAGTTCCACGCGTATTCAAAACCGGGCCGTGATCCGAGATTCCACACTATAGGCGTTGTATTCACAGCCAAGGGTAAGGGTACGCCGAAAGCAGGCGACGACGCGGCAGGGCTTGAAATCATCAAATTAGACGAGATCGACAAAATAAACTTCGCCTTCGACCATAAGCAGATCATTAAAGACTACATAGAGTACAAAAAATCTTCTCAACTCCCGATATAA